The Myxococcus virescens DNA window CGGCACCAGGTGACGTGGGAGGGGTGCTGAACACACGCGCCCGTGGGGCTCTCGCCACCCTCCTGGGTGGGGGGCACATGGAAGCCAGACTTCAACGTGAGGCGGCCCATGTTCGAGCAGCGGTTCCAGCGCAATCTGGGCGTGGTGGATGCGGAGACGCTGGACAAACTGTCACGCACGCATGTGTTGGTGGCGGGCGTGGGCGGCGCGGGTGGCCAGTGCGCGGTGGACCTGGCGCGGCTGGGGTTCGGCGGCGTGACGCTGGCGGACTTCGACGTCTACGAGCGCCACAACATGAACCGGCAGGTGGGCTGCTTCGAAAGCACGTTGGGCCGCTCCAAGGTGGAGGTGGTGGGGCGGATGTGCCGGGACATCCACCCGGCGCTGCGGCTGCGGGAAGTGCCGGAGGGCATCACCGAGGCCAACGTGGAGGACGTGCTGGGCGGGGGCGGTGCGCTAGGGCCGGTGGATTACGTGGTGGAGGTCATCGACATCGCGGGGGCGCATGAGAAGCAGGTGCTCCACCGCGCCTGCCGCCAGCGCGGCGTGCCGGTGATGACGGGGCTGATGTTGGGATTCGGCGCGGCGCTGCACGTCTTTCAGCCGGACGCGCCGCTGTATGAAGCGCTCTACATCCTGCCGGATGGGCGCATCGACCTGCCGGCCATCATCCCCCACCTGGGAAGCTACATGCTCCGCGAGTACATGGACGCGTGCTTCCAGGGCCGGGGCCACGCCCCCACCTGCGTGGTGGGCGCGACGAGCGCCGCGGGGATGATGGTGACGGAGTTGACGCGCGCGGTGATGCGGGGCCCCCGGTCCATGGTGTCGTGGCCGGAGTACCTCTATGTGGACTTCTTCGACCACAGCTTCGTCCGGGGCACCGCCGCGTCGGCCCTGGCGAGGCGGGTGGTCCCGGCGTCGCGGGCCGGAGGTGCCCCGGCCGCGAGCTGACGTCGCTGGACGGAAGGACGGGCCGCGCTCACACCACGCCGCGCGCCCGGGCCTCCTCGATGACCTTCACGCCGTCCACGCCCAGGCTCTTGCCCAGGTAGGGGGCGACGAGGTCGGCGTGCTTGTGCACGCGGTGGAAGGCCTCGTCGAAGGTGCGCGTCACCAGGTTGATGCCAGAGATGATGACCCGCTGCAGGTTGTATTGCAGGTCATTGCCTTCGACGATGGCGTGAATCTCCGTGAAGAGCGGGCGCGCGTCCGAATGGAAGGTGGACAGGTTGCGCCGCTGCTCCGAATTGGGCACGGACGACTTCGGTGAAAGGCTGGCGACGAGGACGAGCGGGTGCTGAAGCTGCTCGTGCGCGCCCTTCATCTGCTGGAAGACGGTGTGGATTTCTTCCTGACTGGGTGGTGCCTCCCAGCGGAGGAAGAACACTCTGCCGATGATGGCGGTCTTGTAGACGGATGTGGCCATGATGTCCCCCTGCTGCTGCCGCGGTGATTCCACCGGGAAATCCCGGTGCCCCTTCGCCAGGAACGAACGGCGGCGCCTGGCGGTCTGCGCACCCATTGGCGCGCGTCCCTGGAGCAGACGGAATCAGACTGGAGGGCGGACATCCGCGGCCCGACGTTGCCCCGCCGGGCCGCGAGGTGTCCGGCCCCCGACGAATCGGGGGCCGGCGGGGGGGCGTCAGTCGCCGGTGAGGGTGATCTGCTCAGCCGGCGCGGCGGCGATTTCCTCGGCGGTGAAGAGGATGGGCCGCCACTGCTTCTGGGAGAACAGCCGCGTCTGGTCCGCGTAGTACGGCGAGGCCGGGTTGCTGGACTCGCTGTAGGTCAGCAGGGCGCTGGCCTGCACGCCGGTGGGCGTGAACTCCATGGCCATGATGAAGCTGCTGCCGTTGTTGATGACGTAGCCGCCGTTGGCCAGGGCCGTGCGTCCGTTGACGACGGTGCGCGTGGCGCTGCCCACCTCGGCGTTGGGCGTGGTGGACTTCAGCGTGCCGAAGCCGACGATGTTCGCCGCGCCATCGTAGTTGCCGCCGCCGTGGATGGGGATGCGCTCGCCGCTCACGCGGGGGGTGAACTGCGCCTCGCCCAGCGGGAGGTCCAGCGCCAGGCCCGCGCGCGTCAGCGTGGTCACGGCCTGGGCCAGCTTGGTCAGGACGGGGTCGGTGCCCTGGGCGGGCGCGGGCGCCAGCGTGTGGGGCGTGGCGATGGGGTCGGCCGGGTCGAAGGGCGTGGCGTACAGCGCCGGGCTCGCCTGCAGCTCGCCCATGGTGAACGTGCCCGCGAACTCGCGCCACACGATGGCGCCCACGCTGTCCACGTCATAGCGACGGTCCCACTGGGCAATCAGCGAGCACGCCTGGCTGATGTCCACGGTGTCCGTGCCGTAGGGCACCGTCGTGTGGCCGGTGCAGCGGGCCACCACGTCGTCGATGAGCAGCTCGGCGATCATGCCGCGGTTGCTGAGGCTGGCGTCCTGCAGCTCGGTGCGGGTGAAGAGGCCGTCCGCGCCGGACGCGCCACCTTCGCCCTGCTCGGTGAGCATGACGGCGTTGAGGCGCGTGCGCGGCGTCTGGGGCACGTCCTCCAGGCCGTGCAGGGGCGAGAAGCCCTTGAGCGGCGCGGCGGGGTTGGTCAGCCAATAGCTGTCATTGGCGTTGAAGACGAAGTCGGTGCGGTCCAGCTTGGGCACCTTGCTGAAGGGGACCAGGCCCGGGCTGCGGGCGCCGGGCTCGTCCTGCCACTCGTTCTGGCTGTTGCTGCCGTCGAGCAGCACCAGGCCCATCTGCTGCCAGATGGCGGTGGTGGCCAGGTCCGCGCCCTGGCGGGCGATGTTCCAGGTGGCCAGGGCCGCCTGCGACAGGTTCGGCGTGGGCGTGGCATCCGTGTACCAGGTGTTGCCCGCGCGGTCGGCCGCCATGGTGTTGACCCAGGGGATGCCCTGCTCGCGCGCGTAGACGGCCTTGAACTCATCCATGCTGCGGGCCTGGTTCATGCCCAGGAACTGCGCCAGCAGGGTGTCGTTCTCCAGGTTGGCGTCGCGGTAGGTGAGCACGGACTGCTCGGTCCACTCCGCGGTGCCGGGGATGGAGATGATGGGGCCGTAGTGGCTGCTGTACATGCGGCGGGTGACGTTGACGAGCGTGCCGTTGTCGAGCCGGACCAGGATGGTGATGTCCTTCCAGGTCATCTCCCGCTCTTCGTTGTCGTAGTAGTACGAGGTCGGCTTGCCCGGCACCAGGCGCAGCCCGTACAGCGTCATGCGCTGGCCGGAGGAGAAGGTGTGCGTCCAGGCCACGTCGTTGTTGAAGCCGATGAGGACCGCGGGCACGCCCAGCAGGCCCACGCCGTAGATGTCCAGCTCACCGGGGACGGTGAGGTGGCTCTCCCACAGCTTGAGCTCGCCTTCCCAGGGGAAGTGCGGGTTGGCCACCACCATGCCGTGGCCGGTGGCGGAGCGGTCGCGGCCAATGGCCCAGCCGTTGCTGCCCACCTGGTGCAGTTCGGGCCGCTGGACCTTGACGTGGTCGCGGTCCGGCGTGCCCAGGGTGGTCGCCGTCACGTCGGGCGGCGTGGCCGCGGCGAGGGCGAGGGCGACCTGATAGCTGCTGCCCGTCAGCGCCACGCTGTAGGCGTAGGCCAGCAGGTCCACGTCGGAGATGGGGCGCACCCACTTGGCGCCGGTGCAGGGCGCGGGGAGCTGATCCTTGGGCGTCTCCTCGATGTAGCGGTTGAAGCCGGCCGCGTAGCCCTTGAGCATGGCCTGGAGGGTGGCGGGCTGCGTGCTGATGCGCTCCGTGGCGCGCGCGTGGAGGCCCAGCGAGCGGTAGGCGAAGTCGCTGCCCGCGTAGGTGCTGCCGGGGCCCATGCCCAGGAAGCGGGCGCGCTCGCCGCGCACCTTGAGGATCTGATCCGCGAGGATGCAGACGTGGTCCTGGGCGAAGGCATAGCCATTGCCGTACGCCACGCTGCCCATGTCCTTTCCGGTGATGTGGGGGACGCCGTGGGCGGTGCGGCGGATGGTGACTTCGTAGGTGGGCGTCGGGGTCGGAGGCGTGCCTTCGTCGTCGTCACCACAGGCGGAGCTGAACAGCAGGCTCACGCCTGCGAGAAGGGAGAACTGCCAGCGGGTGCTCCGCGTACGCCGGAGCACACCGCGCCGGAGGGGCGAGGGAGGTTTGGGGTGCATGACAGTCGTCGAGCGTAGGGAGTGGCTGATCACACCGTCAAAATGTTTCTGGAACTGGAATGATTTCTCACACCGCCGGGCACAACGCAGTGTGGCAAGAACGAGCTTCCGGCCGAGCGGGAGGGGTGTGGTAGGAAATCGCGCATATGTCGACCGAGCCGTCCCGTGCCCGCCGCCCGCGCCGTCACTTTTCGATGATTCGCACGTTCGTGCTCGCTGACTTCGTGACGCTGGGCAACGGCTTCGCGGGCGCGGGCGCCATCCTCTCCTCCATGCAGTACCTGGCTTCCGGGGACGTGAGCTGGCTGTGGGTGGCTTTCGGCCTGATGCCGGTGGCGCTGGTGATGGACGTCATGGACGGGCGCATCGCGCGCTGGCGCTTCAAGAAGTCGCCTCTGGGCGCGGACCTGGACTCACTGGCGGACGTCATCTCCTTCGGCATGGCGCCCGCGGCGCTGGCCTTCGCGGTGGGGATGCGCGGCTCCCTGGACGTGGCGGCGCTCCTCTACTTCGTGGCGTGTGGCATCAGCCGGCTGGCGCGCTTCAACGTCACGTCGGCGGACCTGTCGGACGAGTCAGGGAAGGTGAAGTACTTCGAGGGCACCCCCATTCCCACCAGCCTGGTGCTGGTGATGGTGATGGCCGCGGCGACGTGGGCGGGGCGCATCGGTCCGGACCTGTGGGGTGGGGCGTGGCGCCTGGGACCGTTGGTGTTGCACCCGTTGGCGCTGATGTACGTGGCCAGCGGAAGCGCGATGATCAGCAAGACATTGCGCATTCCGAAGATTTGATACCGGACACCCACCCACCCCTGGGCGCGGGGTTCCCCACGCATGGCCGGTTGCCCACCCTGAAGTGGGTGCCTAGCTTCGCCACCGTTCCTTCCGCCGTCCTCCATGTGGGGCGCGCGGCGGCCAAGGTTGACGGTAGTGGGGAAGGGGTGGGCCATGACAGGGCGCTTGGGCTGGGTCGCCCTCGCGGTGGTGGGGTTGCTGGTCGGCTGTGCGGATCGCGAGCGCTCGGCGCTGGCGGACGGACGGCTGACGGCGACGCCGGGTGGCGTCGACTTCGCGCGGGTGGCCATCTTCGATGCGCGCGAAGCGGAGATTTCGCTGCGCAACGTGGGCCGCGCACCCGTTGACGTGAACGAGGTCTGGGTGGAGGGCCCCGAGGGGGCCTACCGCGCCGAGTTCACCCATGAGGGGCCGCACAGCTTGCAACCCGGGAGCGCGTGCTCGCTGCGCGTGCGCTTCGCGCCGCCCGCCGAAGGTTCCCAGCCGGGGGTGTTGGTGGTGCGCTCGGATACGCGCATCGAGCCCCTGCTGCGCATCCCCCTGACGGGCACCGGCGTGGACGCCTGGGCCCGCGTGTCGCCGCGTCGGCTGGACTTCGGCCGCATTGAAGCGGACGCCACGAAGACGCTGCCGCTGATGCTGGAGAACCCCACGGAATTATCCGTGGAGGTGACGCCGCGGCTGGTGGGCGCGGACCGCGACGAATTCAGCGTGGCGCCGGTGACGCTGGCGCCCGGTGAGCGCCGCGAGCTCAGGGTGACGTTCCACCCGGTGCGGGTGGGCCGCAAGCAGGTGGCGCTGGCGGTGTCACCCTGCCGCGGCTGCGCTGACGTGACGGTGCAGGTGGCCGCCGAGGCGCTGGAGCGTGCGGTGGTGGCCGAGCCGGAGGTCCTGGACTTCGGCGCGGTGCCCGTGGACCGGGACGCGGTGCGCGAGTCGAGCATCCGCAACATCAGCACCGAGCCGGTGACGGTGACGCAGTTGACGCTGGAGGGCCGTGACGCGTCCTTCACCCAGAACAACGCTGGCTTCCCCTTCGTGCTCCAGCCGGGCGAGGTGCGGACCTTCACGTTCCGCTACAGCCCGGACCACCAGGGCGCGGCGCAGGACACCGCGCTGTACCACGTGGAGAGCCGCCGCCATCCGACGACGCCCGTGCAGCTGCGCGGCTACGGCGGCGCGCCGGAGCTGTGTGTGTCCCCGTCGTTCTACGACTTCGGCACGCAGCCGCTCGGCGCGAAGGTGCGTGTCATCATCAACGTGAAGAACTGCGGCGCGTCCAATGAGGGCGGGCTCACCATCAACACGCTGGATTGGCTGCCGCAGCAGGGTGGGGCGCCTCAGTTCAACCACACGCCGCTGGCGCTGCCGGTGACGCTGCCGCCCGGCGGTGAGGTGAACCTGGAGGTCTTCTACGAG harbors:
- a CDS encoding penicillin acylase family protein gives rise to the protein MHPKPPSPLRRGVLRRTRSTRWQFSLLAGVSLLFSSACGDDDEGTPPTPTPTYEVTIRRTAHGVPHITGKDMGSVAYGNGYAFAQDHVCILADQILKVRGERARFLGMGPGSTYAGSDFAYRSLGLHARATERISTQPATLQAMLKGYAAGFNRYIEETPKDQLPAPCTGAKWVRPISDVDLLAYAYSVALTGSSYQVALALAAATPPDVTATTLGTPDRDHVKVQRPELHQVGSNGWAIGRDRSATGHGMVVANPHFPWEGELKLWESHLTVPGELDIYGVGLLGVPAVLIGFNNDVAWTHTFSSGQRMTLYGLRLVPGKPTSYYYDNEEREMTWKDITILVRLDNGTLVNVTRRMYSSHYGPIISIPGTAEWTEQSVLTYRDANLENDTLLAQFLGMNQARSMDEFKAVYAREQGIPWVNTMAADRAGNTWYTDATPTPNLSQAALATWNIARQGADLATTAIWQQMGLVLLDGSNSQNEWQDEPGARSPGLVPFSKVPKLDRTDFVFNANDSYWLTNPAAPLKGFSPLHGLEDVPQTPRTRLNAVMLTEQGEGGASGADGLFTRTELQDASLSNRGMIAELLIDDVVARCTGHTTVPYGTDTVDISQACSLIAQWDRRYDVDSVGAIVWREFAGTFTMGELQASPALYATPFDPADPIATPHTLAPAPAQGTDPVLTKLAQAVTTLTRAGLALDLPLGEAQFTPRVSGERIPIHGGGNYDGAANIVGFGTLKSTTPNAEVGSATRTVVNGRTALANGGYVINNGSSFIMAMEFTPTGVQASALLTYSESSNPASPYYADQTRLFSQKQWRPILFTAEEIAAAPAEQITLTGD
- a CDS encoding CDP-alcohol phosphatidyltransferase family protein, giving the protein MSTEPSRARRPRRHFSMIRTFVLADFVTLGNGFAGAGAILSSMQYLASGDVSWLWVAFGLMPVALVMDVMDGRIARWRFKKSPLGADLDSLADVISFGMAPAALAFAVGMRGSLDVAALLYFVACGISRLARFNVTSADLSDESGKVKYFEGTPIPTSLVLVMVMAAATWAGRIGPDLWGGAWRLGPLVLHPLALMYVASGSAMISKTLRIPKI
- a CDS encoding ThiF family adenylyltransferase; the encoded protein is MFEQRFQRNLGVVDAETLDKLSRTHVLVAGVGGAGGQCAVDLARLGFGGVTLADFDVYERHNMNRQVGCFESTLGRSKVEVVGRMCRDIHPALRLREVPEGITEANVEDVLGGGGALGPVDYVVEVIDIAGAHEKQVLHRACRQRGVPVMTGLMLGFGAALHVFQPDAPLYEALYILPDGRIDLPAIIPHLGSYMLREYMDACFQGRGHAPTCVVGATSAAGMMVTELTRAVMRGPRSMVSWPEYLYVDFFDHSFVRGTAASALARRVVPASRAGGAPAAS